Proteins from a genomic interval of Zingiber officinale cultivar Zhangliang chromosome 2A, Zo_v1.1, whole genome shotgun sequence:
- the LOC122040813 gene encoding mitochondrial import inner membrane translocase subunit TIM10-like, whose amino-acid sequence MATNNVANNIGKEQILEIAKSEMEYRVELFNRLTKICFDKCIEKRYKESELNMGENSCIDRCVSKYWQATNLVGQLLGSSRPPM is encoded by the exons ATGGCCACTAACAATGTCGCAAATAATATTGGGAAGGAGCAG ATACTTGAAATAGCAAAGAGTGAAATGGAGTACAGGGTGGAACTTTTTAACAG GCTCACAAAGATATGTTTTGACAAGTGTATCGAGAAAAG GTATAAGGAATCTGAGCTAAACATGGGTGAAAACAGTTGCATCGACCGCTGTGTTTCGAAATATTGGCAG GCTACAAATTTAGTTGGGCAACTACTAGGTTCGAGCCGGCCTC